One stretch of Dokdonia sp. Hel_I_53 DNA includes these proteins:
- a CDS encoding peptidylprolyl isomerase, translated as MAILNKIRSKSIFLIIIIALALFAFIFSSILDSGGFSADKQNRVASINGVNIDREDFAAKVEAQSRRLGANASTTRAVNTVWDQEVNRVLLEEQYEELGIQVGKDRTQELLKQALQSDARFQDADGFFSEAKMQEFIATMRESQNPNDYRSWLTFEESLRNQEKQNIYYNLVKAGVGATLKDGEVAYRLDGNNVDIQFVQVPYTSIPDEDVSVSKEEIQDYINDHKDEFKTEATRSIRFVKFAEEASLEDENQLKAELEKIRKPYTSRNGATGVNETVMGMEETENIEDFIAENSDTPYVDRWFFKKDLPSSIADTLFSMNTGDIYGPYKDGKFMNLSRVVAVRTMPDSIRSSHILIDYQGAITNTQRGPVASTSTRTKEEAKQLADSLLTVLKRNSSKFEDLAKEFSTDVSNADKGGDLDYQNPNLFAEEFRDFLVDNKTGDLGMAETNFGFHVIKIVDQKNSQKVMKIATVVKEITPSDKTISNVYNTTQKFEIAAKDGNFQEVATENGYAVRPVQRMRAMDENLPGEGAQRAVVQWAFEEDIKVGDIKRFATNDGYLVAQVTRKTPKGTERVEDVSARVTPILRNQKKAEVIKDKFSGSTLEEMAQSQNQAVKSANGVSMNVPTIAGAGNDPKVVGAAFGLNEGELSSPIEGERGVYVLKVTKITEAAPLDNYASYAAQQAQKARVAVNSKVLTALKEAAEIEDNRSKFY; from the coding sequence ATGGCAATTTTAAATAAAATTCGTAGCAAGAGTATCTTTTTGATTATCATCATCGCACTTGCACTTTTTGCATTTATCTTCTCATCTATCCTAGATAGTGGTGGATTTAGTGCAGATAAGCAAAACCGCGTGGCTTCAATAAATGGAGTGAATATAGATCGTGAAGATTTTGCTGCAAAAGTTGAAGCTCAGTCACGTCGTCTAGGTGCTAATGCATCTACAACTAGAGCAGTAAACACTGTTTGGGATCAAGAAGTAAATCGTGTTCTTTTAGAAGAGCAGTATGAAGAGCTAGGGATACAAGTAGGAAAAGATCGTACACAAGAACTTTTAAAACAAGCACTACAAAGTGATGCCCGTTTTCAAGATGCAGATGGTTTCTTTAGTGAAGCAAAAATGCAAGAGTTTATCGCTACAATGAGGGAGAGTCAAAATCCTAATGACTACAGATCATGGTTAACCTTTGAGGAATCTTTGAGAAATCAAGAAAAACAAAATATCTATTACAATCTTGTAAAGGCTGGCGTAGGAGCTACACTTAAAGATGGTGAAGTTGCATACAGATTAGATGGAAACAATGTAGATATTCAGTTTGTACAAGTGCCATATACATCAATTCCTGATGAAGATGTGTCTGTAAGCAAAGAAGAAATACAAGATTATATTAATGATCATAAAGATGAATTTAAAACGGAGGCAACCCGTTCTATCCGATTTGTGAAATTTGCAGAAGAAGCTTCACTTGAAGATGAAAATCAATTAAAAGCAGAGCTTGAAAAGATACGAAAGCCATATACCTCCCGTAATGGGGCAACTGGAGTAAATGAAACTGTCATGGGTATGGAAGAAACAGAGAATATAGAAGACTTCATTGCAGAGAATTCTGATACTCCTTACGTAGATAGATGGTTTTTCAAGAAAGATCTTCCTTCAAGTATTGCAGATACGCTATTTTCTATGAATACTGGTGATATCTATGGGCCCTATAAAGATGGAAAATTCATGAATCTTAGTCGTGTAGTTGCTGTACGCACTATGCCAGATTCTATTAGATCTAGCCATATTCTTATCGATTACCAAGGTGCAATTACAAATACTCAAAGAGGTCCTGTAGCATCTACATCCACAAGAACAAAAGAAGAAGCAAAGCAATTAGCTGATAGTTTACTAACTGTGCTAAAGAGAAACTCTTCTAAGTTTGAAGATTTAGCTAAAGAGTTTTCTACAGATGTTTCTAATGCTGACAAAGGAGGGGACTTAGATTACCAAAACCCTAATTTATTCGCAGAGGAGTTTAGAGATTTCTTAGTAGATAACAAAACAGGTGATTTAGGGATGGCAGAAACAAATTTTGGTTTCCACGTGATCAAAATTGTAGACCAAAAGAACAGCCAAAAAGTAATGAAAATAGCTACGGTTGTAAAAGAAATTACACCATCTGACAAAACAATTTCAAATGTGTATAACACCACGCAAAAATTTGAAATTGCTGCTAAAGATGGTAATTTTCAAGAAGTAGCAACAGAAAATGGATATGCAGTACGACCAGTGCAAAGAATGCGTGCAATGGACGAAAACCTGCCAGGAGAAGGAGCTCAAAGGGCAGTTGTACAGTGGGCTTTCGAAGAAGATATAAAAGTAGGAGATATCAAACGTTTCGCAACAAATGATGGATATCTTGTAGCACAGGTAACACGTAAAACGCCTAAAGGTACAGAGCGCGTAGAAGATGTCTCAGCTAGAGTGACTCCGATCTTACGTAACCAAAAGAAAGCTGAGGTTATTAAGGATAAATTTTCTGGCAGTACACTTGAAGAGATGGCTCAATCTCAAAATCAAGCTGTAAAATCTGCAAATGGAGTTTCTATGAATGTTCCTACGATTGCAGGTGCAGGTAACGACCCTAAAGTAGTGGGAGCTGCTTTTGGACTTAATGAAGGAGAATTATCAAGCCCAATTGAAGGTGAAAGAGGTGTCTATGTGCTTAAAGTCACAAAAATAACAGAGGCGGCACCTTTAGATAATTACGCTAGTTATGCTGCTCAACAAGCCCAAAAAGCTAGAGTAGCTGTAAATAGTAAAGTTCTTACTGCACTTAAGGAAGCTGCAGAGATTGAAGACAATAGATCTAAATTCTACTAG
- a CDS encoding GYDIA family GHMP kinase: MSKTFYSHGKLLLTSEYIVLDGAEALALPTKKGQSLIVKETDHNCVHWKSFLEDGSVWLDINFSLPLSDSLSPKGKIESRLLSILRKATELNPDFLEKSEGFDVITTLEFPQNWGLGSSSTLISNVARWANVNPYDLLKATFGGSGYDIACATAQGPIRYHNKSSQAVTKDVSFNPSFRDRLFFVHLNKKQNSRESIKHYRSLSKIKLQKEVDYFSSLTEHIIQSSDLTEFEHLLQAHESRLSEVLKTPTIKSQLFPDYPKTIKSLGGWGGDFILATGGTLQKNYFYSRGFQTIISYDDMIL, translated from the coding sequence TTGAGTAAGACATTTTATAGCCACGGAAAACTATTATTGACCTCAGAATATATTGTTCTTGATGGCGCAGAGGCTCTTGCCCTTCCCACAAAGAAAGGACAATCGCTTATCGTTAAAGAAACAGATCACAACTGTGTACATTGGAAAAGTTTTCTAGAAGATGGTAGTGTATGGCTTGATATAAATTTTTCATTACCCCTGAGTGATTCGTTAAGTCCCAAAGGAAAAATTGAATCACGACTCTTATCTATCCTAAGAAAAGCAACTGAGCTCAATCCTGACTTTCTTGAGAAAAGCGAAGGTTTTGACGTAATAACAACATTAGAATTTCCTCAAAACTGGGGATTAGGGTCCTCCTCTACCTTGATTTCAAATGTAGCTCGCTGGGCAAACGTAAACCCATATGATTTATTAAAAGCAACTTTTGGAGGGAGCGGTTATGATATTGCCTGCGCCACTGCTCAAGGCCCTATACGCTATCACAATAAAAGTTCTCAGGCTGTGACAAAAGATGTTTCATTTAACCCCTCATTTAGAGATCGGCTGTTTTTTGTCCATCTCAATAAAAAACAAAATAGTAGAGAGAGCATTAAGCATTACAGAAGCCTTAGTAAAATTAAGCTACAGAAAGAGGTTGATTATTTTTCCTCACTCACAGAACACATCATTCAAAGTAGCGATCTGACTGAATTTGAACATTTATTACAAGCTCATGAATCTCGCCTTTCTGAGGTACTTAAAACTCCAACTATAAAATCGCAACTCTTTCCTGATTACCCTAAGACTATTAAGAGTTTAGGGGGTTGGGGTGGCGATTTTATCCTAGCAACAGGAGGCACTTTACAGAAGAACTATTTCTATAGCAGAGGATTTCAAACTATCATTTCTTATGATGATATGATTTTATAA
- a CDS encoding hydroxymethylglutaryl-CoA reductase, degradative encodes MQSQYLCDSHKKSLMTKEVSGFSKLTKSQKIDWLAQHYFQDKEQATQTLVSYWNSDEKLQQLHDEFIENTISNYYLPLGVAPNFLINNKRYTIPMAIEESSVVAAASKAAKFWATRGGFKTEILGTTKVGQVHFTYTGNAKQLQSYFSDIKPVLFSEAASITRNMEKRGGGIKDITLVNKTASISNYYQLHCTFETLDAMGANFINSCLEQFASTFENGFLKDPRFRESGDSLQIIMSILSNYVPDCLVRAEVSCPVKELSEKNIEGAMFAEKFLQAIAIAEHEPYRAVTHNKGIMNGIDAVVLATGNDFRAVEAGVHAYAARTMQYRSLTHAKIEDEIFTFWIEVPLALGTVGGLTKLHPLVRWSMELLQNPSSKELMEIVAVAGLAQNFAAVKSLITTGIQQGHMKMHLMNILNQLEAQPEEKQKTVQYFKTHTVTHSAVVDFVNSLRTA; translated from the coding sequence CTGCAATCTCAGTATCTTTGTGATTCTCACAAAAAATCTTTGATGACAAAAGAAGTATCTGGTTTTTCAAAACTTACAAAATCACAAAAAATAGACTGGCTAGCACAGCACTATTTTCAAGATAAAGAACAAGCAACGCAAACTCTTGTTTCTTACTGGAATAGCGATGAGAAGCTACAACAATTACACGATGAATTTATAGAGAACACGATCTCAAACTACTATTTACCATTAGGTGTAGCGCCTAATTTTTTAATTAACAACAAGCGGTATACCATCCCCATGGCCATCGAAGAAAGTTCTGTAGTAGCTGCAGCTAGCAAAGCAGCAAAGTTTTGGGCAACCCGTGGCGGATTTAAAACTGAAATACTAGGTACAACAAAAGTAGGCCAAGTACATTTTACCTATACTGGTAATGCTAAGCAATTGCAGTCTTATTTTTCAGACATAAAACCCGTACTGTTTTCTGAAGCAGCGTCTATCACTCGAAATATGGAAAAACGTGGTGGTGGCATAAAAGATATTACGTTAGTTAATAAAACAGCTTCAATTTCAAACTATTATCAGCTACATTGCACCTTTGAAACGCTTGATGCAATGGGAGCAAACTTCATAAACAGCTGCTTAGAGCAATTTGCATCTACGTTTGAGAATGGATTTTTAAAAGATCCTCGCTTTCGCGAAAGCGGAGACTCCTTACAAATAATAATGTCTATTTTATCTAACTATGTCCCAGATTGCCTAGTACGAGCAGAGGTAAGCTGTCCAGTAAAAGAACTTTCTGAAAAAAATATAGAGGGCGCTATGTTTGCAGAGAAGTTTCTTCAAGCAATAGCAATTGCAGAGCATGAGCCCTACCGTGCTGTCACTCACAATAAGGGAATCATGAACGGTATAGATGCAGTGGTTCTTGCTACTGGAAATGATTTTAGAGCTGTTGAGGCTGGTGTACATGCATATGCCGCAAGAACAATGCAATATAGAAGCCTTACACATGCAAAAATAGAAGATGAAATATTTACTTTCTGGATTGAAGTACCTCTTGCATTAGGGACTGTGGGAGGTCTGACAAAATTACATCCACTTGTGAGATGGTCAATGGAGCTCTTACAAAATCCAAGCTCAAAAGAATTAATGGAGATTGTTGCAGTAGCAGGCCTCGCACAAAATTTTGCTGCTGTCAAATCCCTTATAACTACCGGAATACAACAAGGGCATATGAAAATGCACTTAATGAATATTTTAAATCAACTAGAAGCCCAGCCTGAAGAAAAACAAAAAACTGTACAGTATTTTAAAACACATACTGTAACACACAGCGCAGTAGTAGATTTTGTTAACTCGCTAAGAACTGCCTAG